From Streptomyces chrestomyceticus JCM 4735, one genomic window encodes:
- a CDS encoding serine hydrolase domain-containing protein, whose amino-acid sequence MSKSVSWDEQGNWGATGTWGARDSAGRKLDLAHWQARLDALRAQHHVPGASLALLVDGTVHELASGVLHRGTGVEATTDSVFQVGSIAKVYTATLIMRLVEAGRLDLDAPVVDVLPEFSVADPEATRTITTRQLLSHTSGLTCDFTHDSGRGDDCLGKYVEAAKDVALDCPPGTAISYSSVGYNVLGRIIEVLTGKVWDQALDDLLLTPLGLTRTMTLPEQALRFRAAMGHLGEPGQAPEPAPEWDMMPRSAGPYGRVLATAGDLVRLARMHLAGGVAEDGTRVLAEETVALMQRRVADCPDKWTVSSDGWGLGWTLYDWNGVAGYGHDGASIGQYGYLRVVPSAGVAVALLTNGGGAREVYAALYRELLAELAGVTMPAPFAPPAQPPTVDFAPLVGTYRREGVVITVTERDGAGHARYEFVDGMADFSEPLEIDLLPVTDTVFAGTGVGAAFSEDYMPVVFSTLPDGTGCVYIGMRCGPKVA is encoded by the coding sequence GTGTCGAAGAGCGTGAGCTGGGACGAGCAGGGCAACTGGGGCGCCACGGGCACCTGGGGAGCCCGGGATTCCGCGGGCCGGAAGCTGGACCTCGCCCACTGGCAGGCCCGCCTCGACGCACTGCGCGCCCAGCACCATGTCCCGGGCGCCTCGCTCGCGCTCCTCGTGGACGGGACCGTCCATGAACTGGCCAGCGGCGTGCTGCACCGGGGAACGGGCGTGGAGGCGACGACCGACTCGGTCTTCCAGGTGGGCTCGATCGCCAAGGTCTACACCGCCACCCTGATCATGCGGCTCGTCGAAGCGGGCCGGCTGGACCTGGACGCGCCGGTCGTGGACGTCCTGCCGGAGTTCTCGGTCGCCGACCCCGAGGCGACCAGAACGATCACCACCCGACAACTGCTCAGTCACACCAGCGGCCTCACCTGCGACTTCACCCACGACAGCGGGCGCGGGGACGACTGCCTCGGCAAGTACGTCGAGGCCGCGAAGGACGTGGCGCTCGACTGCCCGCCCGGCACCGCGATCTCCTACAGCAGCGTCGGCTACAACGTGCTCGGCCGGATCATCGAAGTACTGACCGGAAAGGTCTGGGACCAGGCCCTTGACGACCTGCTCCTGACCCCGCTCGGTCTGACCCGCACCATGACGCTGCCGGAACAGGCACTCCGGTTCCGCGCGGCGATGGGACACCTGGGCGAGCCGGGCCAGGCGCCGGAACCGGCACCGGAATGGGACATGATGCCGCGCTCGGCGGGCCCCTACGGAAGGGTTCTCGCCACTGCCGGAGATCTCGTCCGGCTCGCGCGGATGCACCTGGCCGGCGGCGTGGCCGAGGACGGCACGCGCGTGCTCGCCGAGGAGACGGTCGCGCTGATGCAGCGCCGGGTGGCCGACTGCCCCGACAAGTGGACGGTCAGCTCGGACGGCTGGGGCCTGGGCTGGACCCTGTACGACTGGAACGGCGTCGCGGGCTACGGCCACGACGGCGCCTCCATCGGACAGTACGGCTATCTGCGCGTCGTGCCGTCGGCGGGCGTCGCGGTCGCGCTGCTCACCAACGGCGGCGGCGCACGCGAGGTGTACGCGGCCCTCTACCGCGAACTCCTCGCCGAACTCGCCGGGGTGACCATGCCGGCCCCCTTCGCCCCGCCCGCCCAGCCGCCCACGGTCGACTTCGCACCGCTGGTCGGCACGTACCGGCGCGAGGGCGTGGTCATCACCGTGACCGAGCGGGACGGCGCCGGCCACGCACGGTATGAATTCGTCGACGGCATGGCGGACTTCTCCGAGCCCCTGGAGATCGATCTGCTGCCGGTGACCGACACGGTCTTCGCCGGTACGGGGGTGGGCGCGGCCTTCAGCGAGGACTACATGCCCGTCGTCTTCTCCACGCTGCCCGACGGTACGGGGTGCGTCTACATCGGTATGCGCTGCGGACCCAAGGTCGCGTGA
- a CDS encoding PIG-L deacetylase family protein, with protein MIRLGAGRLERIAAVGAHCDDIAIGAGGTLLTMCLAHPGLRVDALVLSGGGSEREQEEQAALAAFCPGADLRLTVLKLPDGRLPAHWDEAKAAVEELRGQTEPDLVLAPRTEDAHQDHRGLAKLMTTAFRDHLVLGYEIVKWDGDLGRPSAYQPLSPEAAEEKVRLLQEHYPSQRHRPWYDREAFLGLARIRGIECHARYAEAFTVTKLTLNLGD; from the coding sequence GTGATCCGGCTCGGGGCCGGGCGCCTGGAGCGGATCGCCGCGGTGGGCGCGCACTGCGACGACATCGCCATCGGCGCCGGCGGCACCCTGCTGACGATGTGCCTGGCGCACCCGGGCCTGCGCGTCGACGCGTTGGTGCTCTCCGGCGGCGGCAGTGAGCGGGAGCAGGAGGAGCAGGCCGCGCTCGCCGCCTTCTGCCCGGGCGCCGACCTGCGGCTGACCGTGCTCAAGCTGCCGGACGGCCGGCTGCCCGCGCACTGGGACGAGGCCAAGGCCGCGGTCGAGGAGCTGCGCGGGCAGACCGAGCCGGACCTGGTGCTGGCGCCGCGTACCGAGGACGCCCACCAGGACCACCGCGGCCTGGCGAAGCTGATGACCACCGCGTTCCGCGACCACCTCGTCCTCGGCTACGAGATCGTCAAGTGGGACGGCGATCTGGGCCGCCCGTCGGCGTACCAGCCCCTGTCGCCGGAGGCCGCCGAAGAAAAGGTGCGGCTGTTGCAGGAGCACTACCCCTCGCAGCGTCACCGGCCCTGGTACGACCGGGAGGCATTCCTCGGGCTGGCGCGCATCCGCGGCATCGAATGCCACGCGCGCTACGCCGAGGCGTTCACCGTCACCAAGCTCACTCTCAATCTGGGGGACTGA
- a CDS encoding glutamate-1-semialdehyde 2,1-aminomutase: MDSEEFSLPLSRLANERLHAMVPGGAHTYAKGDDQYPEDLAPVISHGQGAHVWDIDGNRYIEYGSGLRSVSLGHAHPRVIEAVRRELDRGSNFVRPSVVEVEAAERFLATVPTAEMVKFAKNGSDATTAAVRLARAVTGRPRVAVCGDHPFFSVDDWFIGTTPMAAGIPAATTELTVTFPYGDLAATEDLLTRHRGEVACLILEPATHTEPPPGYLQGLRELADRHGCVLVFDEMITGLRWSEAGAQGLYGVVPDLSTFGKALGNGFAVSALAGRRDLMERGGLRHSGDRVFLLSTTHGAETHSLAAAMAVLTTYVEEGITARLHALGERLAAGVRDAAAAMGVGDHLVVRGRSSNLVFATLDENRQPSQPYRTLFLRRLLTGGVLAPSFVVSSALDDADIDHTVEVVAQACAVYRKALDAGDPTPWLGGRPVKPVFRRSA; this comes from the coding sequence GTGGACAGCGAAGAGTTCTCCCTCCCCCTGTCGCGGCTGGCCAACGAGCGCCTGCACGCCATGGTCCCCGGAGGCGCGCACACCTACGCCAAGGGCGACGACCAGTACCCCGAGGACCTGGCTCCGGTCATCAGCCACGGCCAGGGCGCCCACGTGTGGGACATCGACGGCAACCGTTACATCGAGTACGGCTCCGGCCTGCGGTCGGTCAGTCTCGGCCACGCCCACCCCCGCGTGATCGAGGCGGTACGGCGGGAACTGGACCGGGGCAGCAACTTCGTCCGGCCGTCCGTCGTGGAGGTGGAGGCGGCGGAACGCTTCCTGGCCACCGTGCCGACCGCCGAGATGGTGAAGTTCGCGAAGAACGGCTCCGACGCCACCACCGCCGCGGTACGCCTCGCCCGCGCCGTCACCGGGCGCCCTCGGGTGGCCGTCTGCGGCGACCATCCGTTCTTCTCCGTCGACGACTGGTTCATCGGCACCACGCCGATGGCCGCGGGCATTCCGGCGGCGACCACCGAGCTCACCGTGACGTTCCCGTACGGGGACCTGGCCGCCACGGAGGACCTGCTCACCCGCCACCGGGGCGAGGTCGCCTGTCTGATCCTCGAACCCGCCACCCACACCGAGCCCCCGCCCGGCTACCTCCAGGGCCTCCGTGAGCTGGCCGACCGGCACGGCTGCGTCCTGGTCTTCGACGAGATGATCACCGGTCTGCGCTGGTCCGAGGCGGGCGCCCAGGGCCTGTACGGCGTCGTGCCGGACCTCTCCACGTTCGGCAAGGCGCTGGGCAACGGGTTCGCCGTCTCCGCGCTGGCCGGGCGCCGCGACCTGATGGAGCGGGGCGGGCTGCGCCACTCCGGTGACCGGGTGTTCCTGCTGTCCACCACGCACGGCGCGGAAACGCACTCCCTGGCGGCAGCGATGGCCGTACTCACCACGTACGTCGAAGAGGGCATCACCGCGCGGCTGCACGCCCTCGGCGAACGGCTGGCCGCCGGTGTCCGCGACGCCGCGGCCGCCATGGGCGTCGGCGACCACCTCGTCGTCCGGGGCCGGTCCAGCAACCTGGTCTTCGCCACCCTCGACGAGAACCGGCAGCCGTCGCAGCCGTACCGCACCCTGTTCCTGCGCCGGCTCCTCACGGGCGGGGTCCTGGCCCCGTCGTTCGTGGTGAGCAGCGCGCTCGACGACGCCGACATCGACCACACCGTGGAGGTGGTGGCCCAGGCATGTGCGGTGTACCGGAAGGCACTGGACGCCGGGGACCCCACTCCCTGGCTGGGCGGCCGGCCGGTGAAACCCGTCTTCCGCCGCTCGGCGTGA
- a CDS encoding phosphatase PAP2 family protein: MTGRPVSAVLPPVLRAWLGAVAALATLTVVVLGVLYAGHTRPGTVDGWIFPPTADSVRPPWRGVALAADFLGEPGGAVVLMVAVVAGCLLLRCPRAAVSAVAGAGVAVGVATLLKFLVGRTIHGDNLSYPSGHTAFVTALALVMALLAAGRLGLGRAAGMLLVLAAAVVAGAAMGWAQVALGAHYPTDVLGGWCTALALTPATAWLVDRTADRLDARTYGWPGDRAADGPGERTADSGRQKGR, translated from the coding sequence GTGACGGGACGGCCGGTGTCTGCGGTGCTGCCCCCGGTGCTGCGCGCGTGGCTCGGGGCGGTCGCGGCCCTCGCCACGCTGACGGTTGTCGTGCTCGGCGTGCTGTACGCCGGTCACACCCGGCCCGGCACGGTGGACGGGTGGATCTTTCCGCCGACGGCTGACAGTGTGCGGCCGCCGTGGCGGGGCGTGGCCCTGGCCGCGGACTTCCTCGGGGAGCCCGGGGGAGCGGTGGTCCTGATGGTGGCCGTCGTGGCGGGCTGTCTGCTGCTCCGGTGTCCTCGTGCGGCGGTGTCGGCCGTTGCCGGAGCCGGCGTCGCGGTGGGGGTGGCGACGCTGCTCAAGTTCCTGGTGGGACGCACCATCCACGGTGACAACCTGTCCTACCCGAGCGGGCACACCGCCTTCGTCACCGCGCTCGCCCTGGTGATGGCGCTGCTCGCGGCCGGCCGGCTCGGCCTCGGCAGGGCGGCCGGCATGCTGCTCGTGCTGGCGGCGGCGGTGGTCGCCGGCGCCGCCATGGGCTGGGCGCAGGTCGCGCTGGGCGCGCACTATCCGACCGATGTCCTCGGCGGCTGGTGCACGGCGCTGGCGCTGACACCGGCGACCGCGTGGCTGGTCGACCGGACGGCCGACCGGCTGGACGCTCGTACGTACGGTTGGCCGGGCGATCGTGCGGCGGACGGACCGGGTGAGCGGACGGCCGACTCGGGTCGGCAAAAGGGCCGCTGA
- the rfbC gene encoding dTDP-4-dehydrorhamnose 3,5-epimerase encodes MKATEVPAIDGAYLFEPTPYADERGFFCRTFDSDVVRSVGLDPHAFVQDSLSRSARGVLRGLHLRSGDGEAKLVRCSYGKIFDVVVDLRKDSPTYRNVASFELSGETQVTLYVPAGCAHGFQALTETADTAYRIDRPHDPDEDVTIAFDDPELAIPWPLPVTSMSQRDREAPSLAKALLHQES; translated from the coding sequence GTGAAAGCGACCGAAGTCCCGGCGATCGACGGCGCGTACCTCTTCGAGCCGACGCCGTACGCCGACGAGCGCGGCTTCTTCTGCCGCACCTTCGACTCCGACGTGGTCCGCTCGGTGGGCCTCGACCCGCACGCCTTCGTCCAGGACAGCCTGTCCCGCTCGGCCCGGGGCGTGCTCCGCGGGCTGCACCTGCGCTCCGGCGACGGCGAGGCGAAGCTGGTGCGGTGCTCGTACGGGAAGATCTTCGACGTCGTCGTGGACCTGCGGAAGGACTCGCCGACGTACCGCAACGTGGCGTCCTTCGAGCTGTCCGGCGAGACGCAGGTGACCCTGTACGTCCCGGCGGGGTGCGCGCACGGCTTCCAGGCGTTGACGGAGACCGCCGACACCGCGTACCGGATCGACCGTCCGCACGATCCGGACGAGGACGTGACGATCGCGTTCGACGACCCGGAGCTGGCTATTCCGTGGCCGCTGCCGGTCACCTCGATGTCACAGCGGGACCGGGAGGCGCCGAGCCTCGCCAAGGCCCTGCTCCACCAGGAAAGCTGA
- a CDS encoding DUF4910 domain-containing protein: MTAVGEEMHALVERLHPLCRSITGDGVRATLEIVGEYVPLQVHEVPTGTQVLDWTVPQEWNIRDAYIADSTGRRVVDFAASSLHVLGYSVPVSATMPLTELREHLHTLPEHPAWVPYRTSYYKPEWGFCLAQETLDALPDGDYEVRIDSTLADGHLTYAEHVVPGQVPDEVIVSCHVCHPSLANDNLAGIAVATFLARALARETPHHTYRFIYAPGTIGAITWLARNAERIDRVKHGLVLACAGDRGHLTYKQSRRGDAEIDRVLRHVLSASERPHRVTEFTPYGYDERQYCSPGFDLGVGSLSRTPYAGYPEYHTSADNPGFVSPDAMADTLAVCREAFSVLDRNRRYVNLSPYGEPQLGRRGLYDALGGRSDTRQAQLAMLWVLSMSDGGTGLLDVAERSGLPFDTVATAADALRDAGLIKA, from the coding sequence ATGACCGCGGTCGGCGAGGAGATGCACGCTCTGGTGGAGCGGCTGCACCCGCTCTGCCGGAGCATCACCGGCGACGGGGTGCGGGCCACCCTGGAGATCGTCGGCGAGTACGTTCCGCTGCAGGTGCACGAAGTGCCGACCGGGACGCAGGTGCTCGACTGGACGGTGCCGCAGGAGTGGAACATCCGGGACGCGTACATCGCCGACAGTACCGGCCGCCGGGTCGTCGACTTCGCGGCGTCCAGCCTGCACGTGCTGGGCTACAGCGTGCCGGTGTCGGCGACCATGCCGCTCACCGAGCTGCGGGAACACCTGCACACCCTGCCGGAGCACCCGGCCTGGGTGCCGTACCGCACCAGCTACTACAAGCCGGAGTGGGGGTTCTGCCTGGCCCAGGAGACCTTGGACGCGCTGCCGGACGGCGACTACGAGGTACGTATCGACTCCACTCTCGCGGACGGCCACCTCACCTACGCCGAGCACGTGGTCCCCGGGCAGGTGCCCGACGAGGTGATCGTCTCCTGCCATGTCTGCCACCCGTCGCTGGCCAACGACAACCTGGCCGGCATCGCGGTGGCGACGTTCCTGGCCCGCGCGCTGGCGCGGGAGACGCCGCACCACACCTACCGGTTCATCTACGCGCCCGGCACCATCGGGGCGATCACCTGGCTGGCCCGCAACGCCGAGCGGATCGACCGGGTCAAGCACGGGCTGGTACTGGCCTGCGCCGGTGACCGGGGCCACCTGACGTACAAACAGAGCAGGCGCGGCGACGCCGAGATCGACCGGGTGCTGCGGCACGTCCTGTCCGCCTCCGAACGCCCGCACCGCGTCACCGAGTTCACTCCGTACGGCTACGACGAGCGGCAGTACTGCTCCCCCGGTTTCGATCTGGGAGTGGGCTCGCTCAGCCGGACCCCGTACGCCGGGTACCCCGAATACCACACCTCGGCGGACAACCCGGGCTTCGTCTCCCCGGACGCGATGGCGGACACGCTCGCCGTCTGCCGCGAGGCGTTCTCCGTACTGGACCGCAACCGCCGCTACGTCAACCTCAGCCCCTACGGCGAACCGCAGTTGGGCAGGCGTGGGCTGTACGACGCGCTCGGCGGCCGCAGCGACACCCGACAGGCCCAGTTGGCCATGCTCTGGGTGCTCAGCATGTCCGACGGCGGGACCGGTCTGCTGGACGTCGCCGAGCGGTCCGGGCTGCCCTTCGACACCGTCGCCACCGCGGCCGATGCCCTGCGCGACGCCGGACTGATCAAGGCGTGA
- a CDS encoding TetR/AcrR family transcriptional regulator, whose protein sequence is MKLDDDSEEHTLTTSPPPTRAPGRPRSREADEAILSAALDLLIERGAGWASIEQVARRAGVTRAAVYRRFPTLTDLLVCAVEWEYRDVDPGSMDWPDIDSMVTAWAGHLGRPRARRLIRRLYSTVDDLPELLHAYHKAHGSHRGLAVRTTLERARAAGQLPPDSDPEILQQMLSGAALHHLAAHPDTTGPEEVKSYFLAILGQVGLQTSPAPRRSTAR, encoded by the coding sequence GTGAAGCTTGACGACGATTCCGAAGAGCACACCCTCACCACGTCTCCCCCGCCCACGCGGGCCCCCGGCCGGCCGCGCAGCCGGGAGGCGGACGAGGCGATCCTCTCGGCCGCGCTCGATCTGCTCATCGAGCGCGGCGCCGGCTGGGCCAGCATCGAACAGGTGGCGCGGCGCGCCGGAGTCACCCGCGCCGCCGTGTACCGCCGCTTCCCCACTCTGACCGACCTGCTGGTGTGTGCGGTCGAGTGGGAGTACCGGGACGTGGACCCCGGCTCGATGGACTGGCCGGACATCGACAGCATGGTCACAGCCTGGGCCGGCCACCTCGGCAGACCCCGCGCACGCAGACTGATCCGCCGCCTCTACAGCACGGTCGACGACCTCCCCGAACTGCTGCACGCCTACCACAAGGCACACGGCAGCCACCGCGGCCTCGCGGTGCGCACCACTCTGGAGCGGGCTCGCGCGGCCGGACAGCTCCCTCCGGACAGCGACCCGGAGATCCTTCAGCAGATGCTCAGCGGCGCGGCCCTGCACCACCTTGCCGCGCACCCCGACACCACCGGCCCGGAAGAGGTCAAGTCCTACTTCCTCGCCATCCTGGGACAGGTCGGCCTGCAGACCTCCCCCGCACCTCGAAGGAGCACCGCACGATGA
- a CDS encoding polysaccharide pyruvyl transferase family protein, whose product MTSTDNTPVRVGVFGLLGSGNLGNDGSLEAVLGYLRAEHPEAVVDALCGGPEVVTARYGIPATRLHWYRGEYRTASRAGAVAAKGLGKVVDAFRTAAWVRRHDVVIVPGMGVLEATLPLRPWGFPYALFLLCASGRLTGTRVALVGVGAAPIGNRATRALVRWSARLATYRSYRDTLSRDAMRAMGVDTARDEVYPDLAFALPTPRADTPPDPPGTVCVGVMAFHGGDDDRARADEIHRRYLEGTTRFVRTLAEEKRPVRLLTGDACDAPVVAAILEAVDSPLVTAAEAASLSDLMKETAAAGTVVATRYHNLICALKAGTPTLALSYAAKSDALMAQMGLGTYCHPAREVDADRLLAQFRELERRSAELRRTLTERNLAANQRLEHQFTALTAALFPAAARTRSHAHAHLQQETP is encoded by the coding sequence ATGACATCCACGGACAACACCCCCGTACGCGTAGGGGTGTTCGGCCTGCTCGGCTCCGGCAACCTCGGCAACGACGGATCGCTGGAAGCCGTGCTCGGCTACCTCCGCGCGGAGCATCCGGAGGCGGTGGTGGACGCACTGTGCGGCGGACCGGAGGTCGTCACGGCCCGGTACGGCATCCCCGCGACGCGGCTGCACTGGTACCGCGGGGAATACCGGACCGCGTCACGTGCGGGCGCGGTCGCGGCGAAGGGGCTGGGCAAAGTCGTCGACGCCTTCCGTACCGCTGCCTGGGTGCGCCGCCACGACGTGGTGATCGTGCCGGGCATGGGCGTCCTGGAGGCCACGCTGCCGCTGCGGCCGTGGGGCTTCCCGTACGCGCTGTTCCTGCTCTGCGCGAGCGGCCGGCTGACCGGCACCCGGGTCGCGCTGGTCGGCGTCGGCGCCGCTCCGATCGGCAACCGGGCGACCCGCGCCCTGGTGCGCTGGTCGGCCCGGCTGGCCACGTACCGCTCGTACCGGGACACCCTGTCCCGCGACGCGATGCGGGCGATGGGCGTGGACACCGCGCGCGACGAGGTCTACCCGGACCTCGCCTTCGCCCTGCCGACACCGCGGGCGGACACACCCCCGGACCCGCCGGGGACGGTCTGTGTCGGCGTCATGGCCTTCCACGGCGGCGACGACGACCGCGCCCGTGCCGACGAGATCCACCGGCGCTACCTCGAAGGGACGACCCGCTTCGTCCGTACGCTGGCCGAGGAGAAGCGGCCGGTCCGGCTGCTCACCGGCGACGCGTGCGACGCGCCGGTGGTCGCCGCGATCCTCGAAGCGGTGGACTCACCGCTGGTCACCGCCGCCGAAGCGGCCTCCCTTTCCGACCTGATGAAAGAGACGGCGGCCGCCGGCACCGTGGTGGCGACCCGCTACCACAACCTGATCTGCGCGCTGAAGGCCGGTACGCCGACGCTGGCGCTCAGCTATGCGGCGAAGAGCGACGCGCTCATGGCGCAGATGGGCCTCGGCACGTACTGCCATCCGGCCCGCGAGGTCGACGCCGACCGGCTGCTCGCCCAATTCCGGGAGCTGGAGCGGCGTTCGGCGGAGCTACGGCGGACCCTCACCGAGCGGAACCTGGCCGCCAACCAGCGCCTGGAACACCAGTTCACCGCCCTGACCGCGGCCCTGTTCCCGGCGGCCGCCCGCACCCGTTCCCATGCTCACGCCCACTTGCAGCAGGAGACACCGTGA
- a CDS encoding glycosyltransferase family 2 protein — translation MTAFRSVPRLSIGLPVYNGEEYLAESLDALLGQTYEDFELVISDNASTDGTQDICRAYAAKDSRIRYIRLLRNVGAAPNHNYVFTQCHGELFKWASHDDLYARDLLRRCVEALDERPDVILAHSDQAVIDGDGKVKVPYEYRLATGSPRAPERFRSLLFEPGGDDFYGVMRAEVLRRVKPHDSYHHADRTFVAEITLHGPFHQVPELLYFRRDHPTRAERANPSKRSRCVNLDPRRAGPLHPTPRLLAEYVWGFVAAIRRAPLSPADRRACYGHLVSWLTSRARPGAGERVEDRAPVDPELLSISVDDLVAGREGRQT, via the coding sequence ATGACCGCGTTTCGCAGCGTTCCCCGGCTGAGCATCGGCCTGCCCGTGTACAACGGCGAGGAGTACCTCGCCGAGTCGCTCGACGCCCTGCTCGGCCAGACGTACGAGGATTTTGAACTGGTCATCTCCGACAACGCCTCGACCGACGGCACCCAGGACATCTGCCGCGCGTACGCGGCGAAGGACTCGCGCATCCGGTACATCCGGCTGCTGCGGAACGTCGGCGCCGCGCCGAACCACAACTACGTGTTCACCCAGTGCCACGGCGAGCTGTTCAAGTGGGCCTCGCACGACGACCTGTACGCCAGAGACCTGCTGCGCCGCTGCGTCGAGGCCCTGGACGAGCGGCCCGACGTGATCCTCGCCCACTCCGACCAGGCGGTCATCGACGGTGACGGCAAGGTCAAGGTCCCGTACGAGTACCGGCTCGCCACCGGCTCACCGCGCGCGCCGGAGCGGTTCCGCAGCCTGCTGTTCGAGCCCGGCGGTGACGACTTCTACGGGGTGATGCGCGCCGAGGTGCTGCGCCGGGTGAAGCCGCACGACAGCTACCACCACGCGGACCGCACGTTCGTCGCCGAGATCACCCTGCACGGGCCGTTCCACCAGGTACCGGAGCTGCTGTACTTCCGCCGGGACCATCCCACCCGCGCCGAGCGGGCGAACCCGTCCAAGCGCTCCCGGTGCGTCAACCTGGACCCGCGCCGGGCAGGCCCGCTGCACCCGACGCCCCGGCTGCTGGCCGAATACGTATGGGGCTTCGTGGCGGCGATCCGGCGGGCGCCGTTGTCCCCGGCGGACCGGCGGGCGTGCTACGGGCACCTGGTCTCGTGGTTGACGAGCCGGGCCCGGCCGGGCGCGGGAGAGCGGGTCGAGGACCGCGCACCGGTCGACCCGGAACTGCTCAGCATCTCCGTGGACGACCTCGTCGCCGGACGTGAGGGGCGACAGACATGA
- a CDS encoding NAD-dependent epimerase/dehydratase family protein, with protein sequence MRVLLTGHQGYLGTVMAPVLAAAGHEVVGLDAGLFADCVLGPSPVDPPGHRVDLRDVTAEHVAGVDAVIHLAALSNDPLGSLAPELTYYINHHASVRLARLARDAGVRRFLYASTCSVYGAAGSSDLVTEDAPLRPVTPYAESKVRVEDDLHALSDGDFSPVFMRNATAFGHSPRLRADIVLNNLVGHALLSGEVLVLSDGTPWRPLVHAADIARAFTAALTAPREAVHDRAFNIGSETNNVTVAEIAGQVAEAVSGSKVVITGETGADPRSYRVDFSRFRAAVPGFDCEWTVKQGALELADAYRKHGLTREDFEQRFTRLAVLRAASDAGAVDDTLRWRR encoded by the coding sequence TTGCGCGTGCTGCTGACCGGACACCAGGGCTACCTGGGCACCGTGATGGCCCCGGTCCTCGCGGCCGCCGGACACGAGGTCGTCGGTCTCGACGCCGGCCTGTTCGCCGACTGTGTACTGGGCCCGTCGCCCGTGGACCCTCCGGGACACCGGGTGGATCTGCGCGACGTGACGGCCGAGCACGTGGCCGGGGTGGACGCCGTGATCCACCTGGCCGCGCTGTCCAACGACCCCCTGGGATCGCTGGCGCCGGAACTCACCTACTACATCAACCACCATGCGTCCGTACGGCTGGCCCGGCTGGCCCGCGACGCCGGGGTACGCCGCTTCCTGTACGCCTCCACCTGCTCGGTCTACGGTGCCGCCGGCAGCAGCGACCTGGTGACCGAGGACGCCCCGCTGCGCCCGGTGACCCCGTACGCGGAGTCCAAGGTGCGGGTGGAGGACGACCTGCACGCACTGTCCGACGGCGACTTCAGCCCGGTGTTCATGCGCAACGCCACCGCCTTCGGCCACTCACCCCGGCTGCGCGCCGACATCGTGCTGAACAACCTGGTGGGCCACGCGCTGCTGTCCGGCGAGGTGCTGGTGCTCTCCGACGGCACCCCCTGGCGCCCGCTGGTACACGCCGCCGACATCGCACGGGCCTTCACGGCCGCGCTGACCGCGCCCCGGGAGGCGGTGCACGACCGGGCGTTCAACATCGGCAGCGAGACCAACAACGTCACGGTCGCCGAGATCGCCGGGCAGGTCGCCGAGGCGGTGTCCGGCTCGAAGGTGGTGATCACCGGGGAGACCGGCGCCGATCCTCGGTCGTACCGGGTGGACTTCTCCCGATTCCGCGCCGCGGTGCCCGGCTTCGACTGCGAGTGGACGGTGAAGCAGGGCGCGCTCGAACTCGCCGACGCCTACCGGAAACACGGGCTGACCCGGGAGGACTTCGAGCAGCGCTTCACCCGGCTGGCCGTGCTGCGCGCGGCGTCCGACGCCGGCGCCGTCGACGACACCCTGCGGTGGCGTCGATGA
- a CDS encoding TetR/AcrR family transcriptional regulator, whose amino-acid sequence MAAEEKPTASVWTRPRRPQREQLTREQIVAAAVELLDQEGTEALSMRKLGSRLNAAATSLYRHVANRDELIQLVVDDVYGELEPPATADPSQWRAAVTRIATDLRAMTLRHPWIAPELGQVGLVHIGPNAMRMSSGLLAQFEAAGFPTAEKDQAAGTLTAYVIGIATSEAAYLSAIARSGKTEQEWVADLRPAFDKASQDHPRLRDGDSAQQDVHPQQLRDDAFSYGLDRVLDGLAARLDA is encoded by the coding sequence ATGGCAGCCGAAGAGAAGCCGACCGCATCGGTGTGGACCCGGCCACGCCGCCCGCAGCGGGAGCAACTGACCCGCGAGCAGATCGTGGCCGCGGCGGTCGAACTGCTCGACCAGGAGGGCACCGAGGCGCTCAGCATGCGCAAACTCGGCAGCCGCCTGAACGCCGCGGCCACCTCCCTCTACCGGCACGTGGCCAACCGGGACGAGTTGATCCAACTGGTCGTGGACGACGTCTACGGCGAGCTGGAACCGCCGGCCACCGCCGACCCGTCCCAGTGGCGCGCGGCCGTCACCCGTATCGCCACCGATCTGCGGGCGATGACCCTGCGCCACCCCTGGATCGCCCCCGAGCTGGGCCAGGTCGGCCTCGTCCACATCGGTCCGAACGCCATGCGGATGTCGTCGGGGCTGCTCGCCCAGTTCGAGGCGGCCGGCTTCCCCACGGCCGAGAAGGACCAGGCCGCGGGGACCCTCACGGCCTACGTCATCGGGATCGCGACCTCCGAGGCCGCCTACCTCTCCGCGATCGCCCGCAGCGGCAAGACGGAGCAGGAGTGGGTGGCGGACCTGCGACCGGCCTTCGACAAGGCATCGCAGGACCATCCGCGTCTGCGGGACGGCGACTCCGCCCAGCAGGACGTACATCCGCAGCAGCTCCGCGACGACGCCTTCTCCTACGGACTCGACCGGGTCCTCGACGGCCTGGCGGCCCGGCTCGACGCCTGA